A window of Clostridiisalibacter paucivorans DSM 22131 genomic DNA:
GTTTTGATTTTCCTTAGTGTATCTACAAAGCAGTAATCCATATACCTTTCGTCAAATGATATGGACACATTACATGTCGATCCTAGTTTTTGAAAAGAGTTAAAACATCGCCATGCACTTCCTTCTCTGGAATAATAGGTGGTGCTTCTGTATCTTGCTACTACATGGCCACATTCAGCACAAGTGAACTTCTTATAATACATTTCTCTACCTGCTGTCCCGTCTTTCCTCTCATTCTTAACAGGGTTCCTTTTCCTATCTTCGAAAACCTTTTGTGCATTTTCAAATGTCTCTCAATCAATGATGGCCTGATGATGTTCCTCAATATAATACTTTGGAACCTGGCCATTATTGGCTTTTCGTACGCTCCCGGCAACCTTCGTGTAGTATTTTTGAAATTCATAATCACCGAGATACTTTTCATTTCTCAATATTTCTCGGATCGTATTGTAACTCCAATAGTCACTGCCCTTTGGACTCTTTATCCCCAGCTCATTTAGATGTTCAACAATCTCAAAAATATTTTTACCTTCTATGAATAATTGATACATCAATCGAACCGCTTCTGCCTCTTCCTCAACAATGTGCCACTCCCTGTTCTTATCAATGGTGTATCCATACATATCTGTCCTTCTACTGATGGTTCCTCTTTGAGCAAGACTTTGCACACCCCAGGTGATGCTATTGGATAAGGAAACAATCTCTTCTTCTGCGACGGTCGCCATTAGCGATAATATTAATGAAGAGTTTGGATCATTGCTCTTCAAGTTTTCTTTTTCAAAGTAGCATACACAAGCAGGTTCTAACTCATGGAGCGTCTTTAATGTTCCCAAAACATCAACCACATTCCTACTGAATCGAGAGATGGATTTTGTAATGATCATATCGATCTTACCTTTTTTCGCGTCTTCAATCATCCGATTAAAATCATCCCTGCGCTCGGTTATAGTTCCTGATACCCCTTCATCTGCATAGATTCCAGCAAGCTCCCATAAAGGATTCGAAAGTATTTTGTAGTTATAGTATGCAAGCTGGGTTTGCAGAGAGAGCTTTTGCTCATCCATCTCTGTTGATACTCTGCAGTACGCTGCAACCCTCAGTTTCTTCTTTTCTTCCTGCTTGAGCTGGCTCATCCTGTTCTTAAGAATATTCTTCTTTAAATCACCTATGTCTTTAATACTTAATCCACGCTCAAGGACAACCACGTCGCGCATAGGTATATTCTTGTTGTTTATTTTAGCCAGACTCTTTGAGTCTGCTGTTATCGCTGTTGCTTCCACTAAGAGTTCCTCCTTTCTCCAGGCTTTAGAATTTTCATTATCTTTTAAAGAATCTTCTGCAGCTTCAAAGTTAATAAGATCATTTAATAAAGGTTTCTCTTGTTTCTTTAGTCGGCTTTCCCTTTCTAATCGTTTGTTTTCTGCAGCTTCTACTACACCAGGAATTTCTTCTTGCCCAATCGTCGTTGTTTTTTCATCAATCCACTCGATAACATAAGCTGACCCTGAATAGATTGTCAGTTTTGTCATCCACGCTCTAACCATTTCAATGGTTGCAGCATTAATAAAATGGTCTATGCCCCTTATGGTCTTTAACCAAACAAGAGCATCATTTCGATACTCTCTATCATCTTCAATACGTCCAACCTTGTCTTCAAAAGAGGAATATTCATCTTCTAGCCGTTTAATCAGCTCTATCTGATTCTGCCTTTTGGCAATTTCGATGTCAGTAAAATACTTTAGGCGCTGAAATTCAAAATGGTCATTCTGGTTGACCCTGATGAGGATTCTCTCAAGATCCCTAAGCATCAGACGAAAATCTTCTTTTAAAGTCTTCTCACTTCTGCCAAGGGGATCTACCATTTCATATGTGATGTTTTTTCTGTTCTTAGTTGCAATAATGGTTAACCCCATCATGCGTTTGAACAAGCCTCTTAACCCCATAGCAACAAGGTCATAAGTTTTTATAAGTTCTAAATCACAAAGCTTCACGCTGGCATTGGTATAGGCACATCCATATCTATAGTCATTTTTTCTTCGCACCAATTTTCCGCATCGACCACAAAATACTCTATATTTCAGCGGGTTACTTATTGGCGTTCTGATTTGCTTTTTAGTTCTCTTGTTTTTCTCAACCCTCGCCTGAGCTCTATTAAATACATCCATGGATATTATCGCCGGATGACTATTTTCAATTAAATATTGCTCCTTATATGGACCGCTGCCAGTAATCTTTCCTGTAAAAAGGTCCTTGGTTTGTGCCTTTGCCCTTTTGTTTCCTGTATAGGCTATCGCATTAATGATTTTTCTAATTTGTGTATGGGCCCACCGATCATTTCCCTTTTTTGTTTTAATTCCTCGATGTATAAGTTCTCTAGTGATATCAGCATAAGTGGCGCCACCAATAAACTGATTAAAAATCCACCTAACTACTTCTGCTTCCTCTTCATTAATCTTCACCATGTCTTTGCCACCTGGCTCAACTAAATCATAGCCGTACATCTCATGAAAGTAAGGTCGTCCTTCATTCAGGCGTTTCTGATAAGAAAACTTCACAAGGTTTGAAACCCCTTCGATGAAATCTTGGGCCATGGCTGCATGAGTCTCTAAGACCAGTGAACTCAGACCCTTAGAAACCTCCACGCCTTCACGTTCAAAATATACAGTTGTGCCACTTTCTTTTAACTGTTGAAGCACTTCTAAGATTTCCTTTGTGTTTCTTGAAAATCTGGATATGCTTTTTGT
This region includes:
- a CDS encoding recombinase family protein, producing MDQRDKAMWVHTLWDPLDEMHQSPLNSKKEGIRVAAYCRISKGNTNYRSLENQVSYYSNYIYNKPNWKFVGVYIDNQISGGTIEHRNGFKRMLRHAREGKIDLILTKSISRFSRNTKEILEVLQQLKESGTTVYFEREGVEVSKGLSSLVLETHAAMAQDFIEGVSNLVKFSYQKRLNEGRPYFHEMYGYDLVEPGGKDMVKINEEEAEVVRWIFNQFIGGATYADITRELIHRGIKTKKGNDRWAHTQIRKIINAIAYTGNKRAKAQTKDLFTGKITGSGPYKEQYLIENSHPAIISMDVFNRAQARVEKNKRTKKQIRTPISNPLKYRVFCGRCGKLVRRKNDYRYGCAYTNASVKLCDLELIKTYDLVAMGLRGLFKRMMGLTIIATKNRKNITYEMVDPLGRSEKTLKEDFRLMLRDLERILIRVNQNDHFEFQRLKYFTDIEIAKRQNQIELIKRLEDEYSSFEDKVGRIEDDREYRNDALVWLKTIRGIDHFINAATIEMVRAWMTKLTIYSGSAYVIEWIDEKTTTIGQEEIPGVVEAAENKRLERESRLKKQEKPLLNDLINFEAAEDSLKDNENSKAWRKEELLVEATAITADSKSLAKINNKNIPMRDVVVLERGLSIKDIGDLKKNILKNRMSQLKQEEKKKLRVAAYCRVSTEMDEQKLSLQTQLAYYNYKILSNPLWELAGIYADEGVSGTITERRDDFNRMIEDAKKGKIDMIITKSISRFSRNVVDVLGTLKTLHELEPACVCYFEKENLKSNDPNSSLILSLMATVAEEEIVSLSNSITWGVQSLAQRGTISRRTDMYGYTIDKNREWHIVEEEAEAVRLMYQLFIEGKNIFEIVEHLNELGIKSPKGSDYWSYNTIREILRNEKYLGDYEFQKYYTKVAGSVRKANNGQVPKYYIEEHHQAIID